A genomic stretch from Carassius carassius unplaced genomic scaffold, fCarCar2.1 SCAFFOLD_125, whole genome shotgun sequence includes:
- the LOC132134505 gene encoding large ribosomal subunit protein uL15-like: MFLRSDSNVFSPQPTKQSKTRKLRGHVSHGHGRIGKHRKHPGGRGNAGGMHHHRINFDKYHPGYFGKVGMRHYHLKRNTLFCPTINLDKLWTLVSEQTRVNYSKKTDGPAPIIDVVRAVSPDLD; encoded by the exons ATGTTTCTCAGAAGTGACTCTAATGTGTTTTCTCCACAGCCGACCAAACAGTCGAAGACCAGGAAGCTGCGCGGGCACGTCAGCCACGGGCACGGGCGCATCG GCAAGCACAGGAAGCACCCCGGGGGTCGAGGCAATGCTGGGGGCATGCACCATCACAGAATCAACTTCGACAAATA TCATCCTGGTTATTTTGGGAAGGTGGGCATGAGACACTACCACTTGAAGAGGAACACGCTTTTCTGCCCCACCATTAACCTGGACAAGCTGTGGACACTGGTCAGCGAGCAGACGAGGGTCAACTACAGCAAGAAGACGGACGGCCCAGCACCCATCATCGACGTCGTGCGTGCTGTGAGTCCAGACCT AGACTAG